GCTCTCCCCATGTGGCCTTCAGTCCAGGCAGACCACaggctgggaggggagggcagcacTCCTGCTGGATCACTTTGGCCCACTGGTCTGCTGGAACCAGGCTCTGTAGGGAGACACCAAGTCTCAACCCAGTCCTCATACCTCAGAGAGTGGCTCTGCAGCCTGAGGGTCCATAGGCGAAGCAGCCTCTCCTTGTGCTTTCAATTTTTCCATCTGTTTGTTCAAAGACACAAGCTTTGATTTTGCGTGTAGTTTCAGTTTTTTAATTTTGGTATCAGCAGCTTTTCGTTCCTCCTGCGGCAGAGCAATGAAGACAATAAAGGAATGCTCACTGTTTCCCTAGCATGCAGCTTACTTCTGGCAGGCGGCAGGCCTGCAGTACTTAAGAACAAGACCCAGGTTCTCCAACAGGCTAAGAAAATGATCTGCCTGTATCAAGTGCACGGCCAGTGGCCACACAACCAACAGTACCTGCAGAACTTCATCCTGCTGCAGGAGTTGAAGGTCCTTCTGCTGAATGATCTCCTTCAACTCCACCACTAGCTTCTCTGCATCAGATAGCCGTTCCAGAACATTGTCCGGGATGGTATTATTTAATTCCATGTCAGATTTATGGGGTAATTCCTGGTATTTAgacattaaacaataaaaataatgcacAGGGAAAAGCATTAAGTATTCTCAGGAATTAGCACATCCTCACCTCAGCCTTTGCCCAGCTCTACTCTTTTGAGACTGAGGCCTAATTAATCCCACAGCAGTGTTCCTCACCATTACAATACAATATGTATTTCATCTAACTTAAAGTtttattattctaattttatcaaagaggaaaataaagcGAGGCAAGGATTATATACTATTAAGTGgagaaacacaaaatttaaaattagagaTGAGCTAAgggctcccttctccctcctcccctccctcccctgcctcctccttgggAACATAACTCCTGTTCCTTGGGAAAGGTgtaaagaggaaagggagactggAGCAccatttttgtttgaaaacatgTTGATTTCTATAAATTTGCTTACCTTTCTTGTAGTTTACAATGTATTTcccaaccctgtctcaaacaaaataaattcaatacaataaaaataaaaagttatttcaaaatttaaaaaaaacaccccTTAACCATTTAGCTTGCTGCTTGTCTTTCCAAAAGCTCATGGACTTCTTTTGAATCCTTAAGGGTTGGGAAATACAATGCAAACTACAAGAAAGGTAAGCAAATTTATAGAAATCAAcatgttttcaaacaaaaatggTGCTccagtctccctttcctctttacACCTTTCCCATGGAATAGGAGTTATGTTcccaaggaggaggcaggggagggaggggaggaggggaggggaggagtggggagggagggggagcagtgggaggagggaggggaggaaggggggaggggggagggagaatgggaggaaggggtggagttggaggaggaagaTGGTGACAATGACTTCTTAAGATAACATGGTCCTAAACAGGTCAAGCAGCCAACAGACACCATCTTTCCATGCTCATCTAGACTCGGTTTCAGGTCCCCACAGCTCTTGGGCTAACATTCCTCAGCAGAGGTCCATTTCCAGAGTCGCAGGAGTTTTCTTCAACATCACTTCTACTTTGCGTGGGGGAGGTTGCTCACATTCCTCTAGCTTAAGGTATTCTCCTCAGAAAAACACAGAATGGAGGTCTCATAGGTTTGGATCTGGACAGAGTTACTCACAGCTTCTGAAGGAGCTGTTACAATCTGGTCAACACCATATTTTGATAATTCATGAACAATAGTACTCGTTAATCCTGTTAAAACTCCCAGCATCTCTGTGggtgaaacaaaagaaaatgcaacaATCAGTAAAAACAGATACAGGCTGCTAGAGGGTGAGTATTGCAGACAGGTGCCGCTAAGCATTAGTACCCATATCATATCACCTACGTGAAGTAAGGAGATGGTGTGTAAAGTACAGCCACATCCTGTCCTGCTCAGGTGCCATATTGTAAGTGCCATCACCAGGAtcaatttgaaaagtaaaatgcaAGAACACAATCCTTGAATACAAGGACGTAGTTGTCAAGTATGTCTTAAAGGCTGTCTTTAATGCCTTTTTTCCACTGATAAACAAAAACCTTAAGTTTTCCTTCTTCCCGATGTACCCTTTTCTGATTTCCAAGCACATGATGTAAGTAGAA
The DNA window shown above is from Onychomys torridus unplaced genomic scaffold, mOncTor1.1, whole genome shotgun sequence and carries:
- the LOC118576124 gene encoding golgin subfamily B member 1-like, translated to MLGVLTGLTSTIVHELSKYGVDQIVTAPSEAELPHKSDMELNNTIPDNVLERLSDAEKLVVELKEIIQQKDLQLLQQDEVLQEERKAADTKIKKLKLHAKSKLVSLNKQMEKLKAQGEAASPMDPQAAEPLSELQKSSAEMKEFVLIKQQLQEKEELISTLQTQLSQTQAEQSVQVGWWHLY